A window of Hippoglossus stenolepis isolate QCI-W04-F060 chromosome 16, HSTE1.2, whole genome shotgun sequence contains these coding sequences:
- the unm_sa1261 gene encoding serine/threonine-protein kinase SBK1: MNSLPHGSRASIDILEELQLIAAQNLEKLDINKYYEVVRELGKGTYGKVDLVVHKIRGTKMALKFLRKKTTKLKSFLREYSISLYLSPCPFIINMYGIAFETDEYYIFAQEYALAGDLFDIIPPQVGLPETVAKRCVHQVAIALDYLHCKKLVHRDIKPENILIFDKECRKVKLSDFGMTRRAGSPVKRVSGTIPYTAPELCDTSRHEGFCVDYSTDVWAFGVLLFCMLTGNFPWEKAMPNDGFYEEFVRWQRRRTGTVPSQWRRFTDDALRMFRRLLSIEQERRCSVKEVFSYFNQCWMLDTENGNSNSNGGLASSAPPLDISSSSSEEDVLVDRLKQQSLSPACVAAKGSIMMDTHYSSMSTNSSPSSTGSYERANRENNERGRILVATPIEICV; this comes from the exons ATGAACTCCTTGCCCCATGGCTCCCGCGCCTCCATCGACATCCTGGAGGAACTCCAGCTGATTGCAGCGCAGAACCTGGAAAAACTGGACATCAACAAATACTATGAGGTCGTCCGTGAACTGGGCAAGGGCACGTACGGGAAAGTGGACCTGGTTGTCCACAAAATCAGAG GCACGAAAATGGCCCTGAAGTTTTTGAGGAAGAAGACCACCAAGCTGAAGAGCTTCCTGAGAGAGTACAGCATCTCCCTCTACCTGTCGCCCTGCCCCTTCATCATCAACATGTACGGCATCGCCTTCGAGACAGACGAGTACTACATCTTCGCTCAGGAGTACGCTCTGGCCGGAGATCTGTTCGACATTATCCCTCCACAG GTGGGACTCCCTGAGACGGTGGCCAAGCGCTGtgtccaccaggtggcgatcgcCCTGGATTACCTGCACTGTAAGAAGCTGGTCCACAGGGACATCAAGCCAGAGAACATCCTCATCTTTGACAAAGAGTGCCGAAAGGTTAAGCTGTCAGACTTTGGCATGACACGGCGTGCCGGCTCTCCGGTGAAGCGTGTTAGTGGTACAATCCCGTACACGGCGCCCGAGCTGTGTGATACCTCGCGACATGAGGGTTTCTGTGTGGACTACAGCACTGACGTTTGGGCGTTTGGCGTGCTGCTCTTCTGCATGCTGACAGGAAACTTCCCGTGGGAGAAGGCCATGCCGAACGACGGCTTCTATGAAGAGTTTGTGCGCTGGCAGCGTCGCCGGACGGGCACGGTGCCCTCACAGTGGCGCCGATTCACTGATGATGCTCTACGAATGTTTCGTAGGCTCCTCTCCATCGAGCAGGAGCGCCGCTGCTCCGTCAAAGAAGTCTTCAGCTACTTCAACCAGTGCTGGATGTTGGACACGGAGAACggaaacagcaacagcaacgGAGGTTTAGCGAGCAGCGCTCCTCCACTGGACATCAGCTCGTCCTCATCTGAAGAAGACGTGTTAGTGGACAGACTGAAGCAACAGAGCTTGTCACCTGCCTGCGTGGCTGCAAAGGGAAGCATCATGATGGACACCCACTACTCCTCTATGTCCACTAACAGCTCACCGTCCTCCACCGGCAGCTATGAGCGGGCCAACAGGGAAAACAACGAAAGGGGACGCATCCTGGTGGCCACACCCATCGAGATCTGTGTGTAg